The genomic interval CGAGGGCCGCTGTCCCAGGATCTCGCGGGCGACCTCGCGGACCTCGTCCGGGGTGACCGCCGCGATCCGGGCCAGCAGGTCGTCGACGGACATCTGCTCGCCCCAGCACAGCTCGCTCTTGCCGATGCGGTTCATCAGCGCGCCCGTGTCTTCGAGGCCCAGGACGGTGGAGCCCTGGAGCTGGCCGACGGCGCGGCCGATCTCGTCGTCGGACAGGCCGTGTTCGGCGACCTGGTCGAGTTCGTCGCGGCAGATCTTCAGCACGTCGTGGACCTGCGAGGGCCGGCAGCCGGCGTAGACGCCGAAGAGGCCGCAGTCGGCGAAGCCGGACGTGTACGAGTACACGCTGTAGGCCAGGCCGCGCTTCTCCCGGACCTCCTGGAAGAGGCGGGAGGACATGCCGCCGCCGAGGGCCGTGTTGAGGACACCCAGTGCCCAGCGGCGCTCGTCGGTGCGGGCCAGGCCCGGCATGCCGAGGACGACGTGCGCCTGCTCGGTCTTGCGGCCGATCAGCTCGACCTTGCCGGTGGAGCGCAGCACGCGGCGGCCCTCGCGCGGGGCGATGGGTGCCGCCTCGGGGGTGCGGAAGGCGCCCGCCTTGTCGAAGGCCGCGCGGACCTGTCGTACGACCTTGTCGTGGTCGATGTTGCCGGCCGCGGCGACCACGAGGTGGGTCGGGTCGTAGTGCTTCTTGTAGAAGCGGCGGATGCGGTCCGCGGTGAGGGCGTTGACGGTGTCGACCGTGCCGAGGACGGGACGGCCGAGGGGGTTGTCGCCGAACATCGTGCGCGCGAACAGGTCGTGCACGCAGTCGCCCGGGTCGTCCTCCGTCATGGCGATCTCTTCGAGGATGGCGCCGCGCTCGACGTTGACGTCGTCCTCACGGATGAGGGAACCGGTCAGCATGTCGCAGACCACGTCGATGGCGAGCGGCAGGTCGGTGTCGAGCACGCGCGCGTAGTAGCACGTGTACTCCTTCGCCGTGAACGCGTTCATCTCGCCGCCGACCGCGTCGATCGCGGAGGAGATGTCCAGGGCGCTGCGCTTGTGCGTGCCCTTGAAGAGGAGGTGCTCCAGGTAGTGCGTGGCGCCGTTCAGGGACGGTGTCTCGTCGCGGGAGCCCACGTGTGCCCAGATGCCGAAGGTCGCGGAGCGGACCGAGGGCAGCGTCTCGGTGACGATGCGCAGGCCGCCCGGGAGGGTGGTCTTACGGACCGTGCCGATGCCGTTGGTGCCCTGGATGAGGGTTTGGGTACGGGCGACGGCCCGCGCCTCCGAGGAGGTGCGGGCCGTCGTCGTGGAGCTGGTCGACGTCACTTGTCGTCGTCGTCCTTCTTGTCGTCCTCGGCGTTCTCTTCACCCTCGATGACGGGGATGAGGGAGAGCTTGCCGCGGGAGTCGATCTCG from Streptomyces sp. NBC_01288 carries:
- a CDS encoding M16 family metallopeptidase, coding for MTSTSSTTTARTSSEARAVARTQTLIQGTNGIGTVRKTTLPGGLRIVTETLPSVRSATFGIWAHVGSRDETPSLNGATHYLEHLLFKGTHKRSALDISSAIDAVGGEMNAFTAKEYTCYYARVLDTDLPLAIDVVCDMLTGSLIREDDVNVERGAILEEIAMTEDDPGDCVHDLFARTMFGDNPLGRPVLGTVDTVNALTADRIRRFYKKHYDPTHLVVAAAGNIDHDKVVRQVRAAFDKAGAFRTPEAAPIAPREGRRVLRSTGKVELIGRKTEQAHVVLGMPGLARTDERRWALGVLNTALGGGMSSRLFQEVREKRGLAYSVYSYTSGFADCGLFGVYAGCRPSQVHDVLKICRDELDQVAEHGLSDDEIGRAVGQLQGSTVLGLEDTGALMNRIGKSELCWGEQMSVDDLLARIAAVTPDEVREVAREILGQRPSLAVIGPLKDKQAARLHDAVA